The following proteins come from a genomic window of Oncorhynchus clarkii lewisi isolate Uvic-CL-2024 chromosome 23, UVic_Ocla_1.0, whole genome shotgun sequence:
- the LOC139381575 gene encoding cytohesin-1-like isoform X1, giving the protein MVLKSENGVVPHDLSPKEKQELESIRRRKQELLQDIQRLKDEIEEVTNEIDNLGITKERKSMQRNKQVSMGRKKFNMDPKKGIRFLIDSGLLKNTSNDIAQFLYKGEGLNKTAIGDYLGERNDFNLEVLHAFVELHEFTDLNLVQALRQFLWSFRLPGEAQKIDRMMEAFAQRYCHCNPGVFQHSDTCYVLSFAVIMLNTSLHNPNVKDKPSHQRFSAMNRGINDGGDLPEDLLRNLYEGIKNEPFKIPEDDGNDLTHTFFNPDREGWLLKRGGRVKTWKRRWFILTDNCLYYFEYTTDKEPRGIIPLENLSIREVDDSKKPNCFELFIPDHRDQVIKACKTEADGRVVEGNHTFYRISAPTAEEKEEWITSIKNAISRDPFYEMLAARKKKVSALTSL; this is encoded by the exons aggcTGAAGGATGAGATAGAAGAGGTGACGAATGAAATTGACAACCTGGGCATTACCAAAGAGAG AAAAAGCATGCAGAGAAACAAGCAAGTGTCCATGGGCCGTAAGAAGTTCAACATGGACCCCAAGAAG GGGATCCGGTTTTTGATTGACAGCGGTCTGCTGAAGAACACCAGCAATGACATCGCCCAGTTTCTCTATAAAGGGGAGGGGCTTAACAAGACCGCCATCGGAGACTATCTGGGGGAGAG AAATGACTTCAATCTTGAGGTTCTACATGCCTTCGTGGAGCTGCATGAATTCACAGACCTCAACCTGGTCCAGgccctcag GCAGTTCCTTTGGAGTTTCCGGTTGCCAGGCGAAGCTCAGAAGATCGACAGGATGATGGAGGCTTTTGCCCAGAGATACTGTCACTGTAACCCTGGGGTCTTCCAGCACAGCG ATACGTGTTATGTGTTGTCGTTTGCTGTGATCATGCTGAACACCAGTCTCCATAACCCCAATGTGAAGGACAAACCCTCCCACCAGAGATTCAGCGCCATGAACAGAGGAATCAACGATGGAGGTGACCTGCCTGAGGACCTACTCAGG aATCTGTATGAGGGTATAAAGAACGAGCCCTTTAAAATTCCAGAGGATGATGGGAATGacctcacacacactttcttcAACCCTGACCGGGAGGGCTGGCTACTCAAACGAG GGGGGCGTGTGAAGACATGGAAGAGACGATGGTTCATCCTCACAGACAACTGCCTGTACTACTTTGAGTACACTACT gatAAGGAGCCTAGGGGTATCATCCCTCTGGAGAATCTGAGTATTAGAGAGGTGGACGACTCCAAGAAACCA AACTGTTTTGAGCTGTTCATCCCTGACCACAGGGATCAGGTGATCAAGGCATGTAAGACCGAGGCGGACGGACGTGTTGTCGAGGGCAACCACACTTTCTATCGAATCTCCGCCCCCACAGCCGAGGAAAAGGAGGAGTGGATCACCAGCATAAA AAATGCCATCAGCAGGGACCCCTTCTACGAGATGCTGGCAGCCCGGAAGAAGAAGGTGTCTGCCCTGACAAGTCTGTAG